From a single Georhizobium profundi genomic region:
- a CDS encoding acyl-CoA dehydrogenase family protein, whose translation MDFALSEEQLAIFEMARDFGSERIAPHASAWEEAGTIPKDVLKDAAALGLAGIYVREENGGSGLTRLDAALIFEALSMACPSVAAFLSIHNMCAWMIDRFGDEATQDRWLAPLARMDVIASYCLTEPNSGSDAAALATRAERMGDTLRLNGTKSFISGGSYSDLYIVMARTGQTGPSGISAVIVEDGTPGLSFGALEKKMGWRAQPTSEVRFDDCDVPANHLLGKEGEGFKYAMAGLDGGRLNIAACALGAAQTALDKALSYTGERKAFGQTLDQFQGLQFRLADMETELQAARIFLRQAAWKLDQGAPDATKFCAMAKRFVTDTAFEVANQALQLHGGYGYLADYGIEKIVRDLRVHQILEGTNEIMRLITARALLKERGH comes from the coding sequence ATGGATTTTGCGCTAAGCGAGGAACAGCTCGCGATATTCGAAATGGCGCGCGATTTCGGCTCCGAGCGGATCGCGCCCCATGCCTCCGCCTGGGAAGAGGCGGGCACCATCCCCAAGGATGTGCTGAAGGATGCTGCCGCCCTTGGGCTTGCTGGCATTTATGTCCGTGAAGAAAACGGTGGCTCCGGCCTTACGCGGCTCGACGCAGCGTTGATCTTCGAGGCGCTGTCGATGGCCTGTCCGTCCGTCGCCGCCTTTTTGTCCATCCACAACATGTGCGCCTGGATGATCGATCGATTCGGCGACGAGGCGACGCAGGATCGTTGGCTGGCGCCGCTCGCCCGCATGGACGTGATCGCGTCATACTGCCTGACCGAACCGAATTCCGGCTCCGATGCCGCCGCACTCGCCACGCGCGCCGAGCGCATGGGCGACACATTGCGCCTGAACGGCACCAAGTCTTTCATCTCGGGCGGCTCCTATTCCGATCTCTACATCGTCATGGCACGCACCGGCCAAACGGGACCTTCGGGCATCTCCGCTGTTATTGTGGAGGATGGAACGCCTGGGCTTTCCTTCGGCGCTCTGGAAAAGAAGATGGGATGGCGTGCGCAGCCGACGAGCGAAGTGCGATTCGACGATTGTGATGTGCCGGCTAATCATCTTCTGGGCAAAGAAGGCGAGGGCTTCAAATATGCGATGGCCGGTCTGGACGGCGGGCGGCTGAACATCGCAGCCTGTGCCTTGGGAGCGGCCCAGACGGCGCTCGACAAGGCGCTGTCCTATACCGGCGAACGCAAGGCTTTCGGCCAGACGCTGGATCAATTCCAGGGGTTGCAGTTCCGCCTGGCGGATATGGAAACTGAGTTGCAGGCCGCGCGAATCTTTTTGCGCCAGGCTGCCTGGAAACTGGATCAGGGTGCGCCGGACGCAACCAAATTCTGCGCCATGGCCAAGCGATTCGTGACGGACACGGCATTCGAGGTCGCCAACCAGGCGCTGCAGCTGCACGGCGGCTATGGCTATTTAGCCGACTATGGAATCGAGAAGATCGTCCGCGATCTCCGGGTCCACCAGATCCTGGAGGGCACCAACGAAATCATGCGCCTCATCACCGCTCGTGCGCTTTTGAAGGAACGCGGACATTGA
- a CDS encoding 2Fe-2S iron-sulfur cluster-binding protein, whose translation MHINVTDQDGVQHRLEALEGFRVMEIIRDWGLNINAECGGACACATCHVYVADEWLDRLHPQEDEEVDMLDAAFMVENNSRLSCQIIMSEDLDGLEVTLAPGTEKERAAA comes from the coding sequence ATGCACATCAATGTCACCGATCAGGACGGCGTCCAGCACCGTCTCGAGGCTCTCGAAGGCTTCCGGGTGATGGAAATCATCCGCGACTGGGGCTTGAACATCAACGCCGAATGCGGCGGCGCCTGCGCTTGCGCGACCTGCCACGTCTATGTCGCCGATGAATGGCTCGATCGTCTCCACCCGCAGGAAGACGAGGAAGTCGACATGCTCGACGCCGCCTTCATGGTTGAAAACAACTCGCGCCTGTCCTGTCAAATCATCATGAGCGAAGACCTCGACGGGCTCGAGGTTACGCTCGCCCCCGGCACCGAGAAGGAAAGGGCGGCGGCCTGA
- a CDS encoding DUF934 domain-containing protein yields MTEVKVWTEQGFVANDPWQIVEFQDELPEGDVIVPLEAFVALSDEQRHGVGLEPGRNTRRIGVLISPDDEPETIADMLGQIALVAIDFPKFSDGRGFSHAAMLREQLGYGGEIRAVGDVLIDQIPLMRRVGFDSFSVKSATTLKRLEEGRPGGISLHYQPTAKDAQAGQGYSWRRRSA; encoded by the coding sequence ATGACTGAAGTAAAAGTCTGGACGGAGCAGGGCTTCGTCGCCAACGATCCCTGGCAGATCGTCGAGTTTCAGGACGAATTGCCGGAGGGCGACGTGATCGTTCCTCTGGAAGCATTCGTTGCGCTGTCCGACGAGCAGCGACACGGCGTTGGCTTGGAACCCGGGCGCAACACGCGCCGCATTGGCGTGTTGATTTCGCCCGATGACGAGCCGGAGACGATCGCCGACATGCTCGGCCAGATCGCTCTGGTCGCGATCGATTTTCCAAAGTTCTCCGATGGCCGCGGCTTCTCGCATGCTGCGATGCTGCGCGAGCAGTTGGGCTATGGCGGCGAAATCCGCGCCGTGGGTGACGTGCTCATCGATCAGATACCGCTCATGCGTCGGGTTGGCTTCGACAGCTTCTCGGTCAAGAGCGCAACGACGCTGAAGCGTCTTGAGGAAGGCCGTCCCGGCGGTATATCTCTCCACTATCAACCGACTGCGAAGGATGCGCAGGCCGGACAAGGCTATAGCTGGCGGCGTCGCTCCGCCTGA